The window AATAGTGAGTAGGGTATGCCATAAAAGAAAATCACAATAAAAGGTAATATCAAATAAACAATCCACAATAACATTCCTTCGTTCCCGTAATTGAGATAATATATAACTGCTAAAATGAAAAACAAGAGCACCGTTATACTGGAAACTATGAGAGCGGTTAATAACTTTCTAATAAACATAAATGTTCCCCTTTATTAAATTGAAATAAGTGCCCCTAATAAATGTGTACGGATTTTTTTAAAATTCTTCTTGAGCTCACCTGCCCTGTTGGTTGAGGAAGGAAACTTAACAGTTTGTGGTTATCCATTTAACAGCTTCATTTAGGTCCTCAGCCACAAAATCGGGTTTTACTTGCACACAACGACCAAAAAATTCATTGTTTAAGTATTTCTTAAGGGCCGCTTTTCCACTACCTGTTTTCACTAAAATTTCATTTTTATTGACCATATTTTTTATTCCACTCAGCAATCCAACCGTCTAGATTATTGTTTTGTACTTCTTCAGCTGTTTTACCTTCAAGGGAGTAACCCCATCCTACTACACCATCTTCTGCTGGATAGGAGGTACCACCGATTATTTGACCATCAAAGATAAATACTCTAACTTCGACTTTAGTCCCATTAATCTTAATTACTGGATGATTTTTTACAATAAAAATTTCTTGGATAATATCTTTTCCTATATATGATTCTGGTGAAACAGTTTGTCTAGCCCATATAGAAATGTGGGGCATTTCCACTAGTTCCTGCCTGTTAACTGAATAAATATAACTTCCTTCATAGGATTTTACTGAATAACCCTTTTCCAAAAGATAATCCCTTGCCAGTTCTCCATTAGAATCCATCTTTGGTACGCAGCCAACCAACAAAAGGAATAAAACAAAAAATACTATTTTTTTCATATAAGTCTCCAGTTTCTCAACCTCCTCAGGTCAGTGTTTGTATTTCTGTTTTCCATTCTGAATTCCTTCTTAAGCTAACCTGCACCGTTAGCACAATAACCACCGTTAAGTTGACCCCTCTTTATTAGAAAAATCTCAATCGTCCTTTTTGTAATTATTAGGTGGTTTTATAAACACATTCTCTCCAGGTTCAAATCCTTCTGGCTCCCAATAGTGATCTTCATAATTTTCTTGTTCAAATAAGTTACGTAAAAAGATTATTGCTTCTTCCCAAGTCGTAAACACCTGAAAAGGATAAGGTGGTTGACCTTCGTCATTCCAAACTGCCCAACTCCTATTGGGTAACTCCGTTGCATTCCATTGGGCATCTTCAGGAATACGAAAAATAAAAAAAGTGTTATCATAAGCTGTCTTCCAGTCTTGGAATCCCATTTCCGAAGCAAATTCATCATATTTATTAAAGATTAATCCCCTAAAGAACTTTTTAATTTTCATCTTGAACACCTCATACCTTGTTCAACTAACCTGCACCGTTTGTTCAATAAGGAATTCAACGAAAAAGGCGGTTAATCCTGCTGGACCAACGCACCCTCTAGCATATTATTCATTAAACACAAAATTTTCTAATAGTAAGTACACAAAAATAATTGCCAAATAGATAATGATGAAAATCTTGTATTTCACCAAAAAATTTATTTTAATTTCTTGCCTTAACTCTTTTGTGGAGTTTAATGCGATAATCAATATTATAGTGGATAGGAAATAACTGTATTTAAAATAGTGATTCATAATTGGTGTGAGTATTGCTATTATGATGACTATTACCCATAACCACCATTTTTCATTTACTTTCATTTAATCACCTTTAATTTAGTTATTACCTCTATTAATGAACTAACCTGCCCCTTAACTCAAAATGAAAAACATCATACCAGTGCAGTATAATAAAACATAAAAAAACCCCTTTTATAAAGGGGTAATGGTTTCAGCAATAACATTTCTTAGAAAAGCTATATCCTTCCGAATTTGGTCTTTGCAAATTGGATCAGCACATTTATTAAGGTCCATTAAAAGCCTGCCAAGTTCCCTCTTAATAAGAAATTGCTCTTGTTCTTCCATTTGGTTCTCCCTAATAATGTCACTTATACTCATGGCCCTTTACCCGAATAAGATGCTATTAAACCAAGAAACCAAAACCTTTTCAGCTTCTTATTGAACTAACCTGCCCCGTTTGTTTAATAAGGAATTCAATAAAAAGGCGGTTAATCCTTTTTAGGTCAATGCACTCGACTGCCGAAATATAAACTTATACAATGAATACCTTATTCTAGTGGTTTCACTAAGTCCCCATTTAATTTGTTTGATATGTTTATTGCTTCTTTTCTATTTGTTGCTGGTCCTGATATTAATAGCCCGTCTTCAGGATCCCACTTATATGAAGCATTATCCCTTCCGGATTCAACCAGTTCATGAACGATAATAGTTAGTTCACTAAAATCATTATTTATATAAAGAATTCCATAGGTGTTACGCTCGCCTGGATGGGAATAATCCCTGAATGATAAAGTACCGTTGTTTCCCAAAAAAACAACTTCAACTTCCTTTTTATCAATTATAATATCTTTTGGCACATCACCTTTTATATCAATGGTTCCTGTGAACTACCCACCACTTAATTTCTATGAAATTTGAAGTGGGGGCTTCCAAAGGCTTTCACCTTTTTCTTTTATTGCTAGGTCATCCACAAGACTAACGCCTCATGTCACTAGCCTTGAATTCGTGGCGTCCCTACCACTACTGAAAATGGATACAGGCTATACGGGCACTGGTGCTCCAGCCATAAAACCTAAATCTGACAGTATCCTGATTCCGTACTGTTTTAGATTTCTGGCCGCATTATAGTCTCGATCCATTTTTGTGCGGCAATGCTCGCACACATACACTCTCTCTGAGAGCTTCACTGTTTCCTTTTTTGAATTGCATTCACTGCATCGTTTTGTGGAAGGAAAGAATTTATCTGCGAAGATAAGATGCTTTCCTTTTTTCTTCGCTTTATACTCCAACATGGTACGGAACATGCCAAACCCGTTGTCATGCAATTTCTTGCCAAGGGACAGGCATTGTGCCAAATTGCTCAAATCCAGGTCTTCCACCACAATAGCCGCATAATCATTGGTTATCTGATTGCTTCTTTTGTGGAGAAAATCTTTTCGCTGGTTTTTGGCCTTGGCCATGGTTTTTTGATAGTTCTTAAGCGTGTTTTGATAAGTAGTTGAGTAAAGAATCCTGCCCTCTGAATCCACCAGGGCTCTATTCCTTTTCCTGGCCAATGATTTGTTCAACCGTCTCTGGCGCTTTTCAATGATCTTATGGTACCTTGGATACCCGGCTTTACGACCCTGGCTATCGACGTATAAATCTGTTTGGCAATAATCCAGAGCCAGCACTTCATCAGCCTTGATGTTACTCCGCAAAGGCTCTTGTTTCATTGGATAATCCACAGACAACGATACCATATAGCGATCTCCTTCCCGTTTAATGGTCGCCTTCTTGATAATGGCTTCTTTAGGTAACTCACGATGCATGGCAATCGGGATTCCATTTCGAAACTTCGGGATACATAGTAGGAATTGTTCGTTGCGTTGGACGATTTTAATATTTCCATTCGTTTGATTGGTGGTGTAGCTGAACTTTCCTTGCTTCTTGCTGTGGAATTTGGGGAGGCCTTTCATGTCTCGCAGCGTTGGAACATACCCAATTGTTCGCATCTTTTTCCGGACAGTTTTTTTGTACTGCATCGGCTTTTTGGCGAATTCATCATTATATTTCTTCACCGCGGCCTGAAAACGCATTTTCGCATCATTGTAAACAAACGAATCGTTGGATTTATCCAGATAGTCATATTTCTGAGTGATGGTGGTGTAGTTAGGCGTTTTGTATTGAATATAGCCGCCTTGAAACCCGATTTTCTCCAAATGTTCGTAGAGTCCAGCTACATACTCGTTGTATACCTTTCGTTCGCATCCGAAAGAGCGTTCTAACACTTTCCTATCATCCTCAGCCGGGAAAATTGCGTAACGATACCCATACGTAACCCAATCGTCAGGCAGCTCTTTTTTGGTACCTTTTATATAGTTTCCATTCTTGTCGGTAGCCATCTTTTCACCTCCCTTGTCCATGTTTGAACGAAACTACTATATAAGGATATTTTACCAAACAGAACGTATGTTTGTCTTGTGTTAGCACATATATTTTTAACGGTTTCATTTCTAAGCCAAAACAGAAAACACACGCCATTCATCCCCCACCTAGAATCTTTCGGATTTTTGAGGAAGGGGACTTCTGGCTAAAATTCGTTAAAGCAGGATAAAATGAATCCTTCTATATGGTCAATCGTCCCTATATATCCAAGTATTTCATGACCTTCCTCTTATATACAATATAAAAGCAGATTGATATATTCTAATTATTCCGAAAAATAAAGGGGGTTTCAAATGGGAAAGTGGCATAACAAATTTATAGTTTTCTTTACCGCTCTAGTAATTGCTTTGGGGACTTACGCAGCTCCAGCAGGGGCTGTTTCAAATTCAGCGAGCTCCGTCGCTGAAAGAGCTTTATCTGTTGAAATTGAGGAAGCGACGATATTTGAATTGCAGCATGCTATGCAGAGTAGTATGTTAACCTCTGAGGAATTGGTTGAATTCTATCTCAATCGAATTGGGGAGTACGATGATAGCATTAACTCTATCATTACGGTTGACGAAAATGTATTAGAAGAAGCGAAACAACTAGATAAAGAGCGCAAAGCGGGAAATGTTCGCGGTCCCTTGCATGGAGTTCCGGTTATTTTAAAAGACAACTATGATACATATGATATGCAAACTACTGCGGGATCCCTGTCACTTGAAGGTTCCATCCCTCTAAAGGATGCCTATCAAACAAAAAGATTAAGAGATGAAGGTGCAATCATCTTAGGGAAAGCAAACCTGCATGAATTTGCTTTCGGATTCCAAACCATTAGTTCTGTTGGTGGACAAACCTATAATCCATATGATTTAACCAGATACCCAGGCGGTTCAAGCGGTGGAACGGCAGCAGCGGTTGCTTCCAACTTTGCCACTGTCGGATTAGGGACAGACACTGGTGGGTCCATCCGAATACCTTCGTCCTTTAATAACTTGGTTGGACTTCGCCCTACTATGGGACTTGCCAGCCGTGATGGAATCATTCCACTTGCACTATCACAGGATGTCGGCGGACCGATAGGACGGACGGTAGAAGATGTGGCTGTCGTGCTCGATGCAATTGCTGGCTATGACCCAGCAGATCCAGTTACTGAAGCCAGTATTGGAAAAGTTCCAAAAACCTATACTCATTATCTTAGGAAAAATGGATTAAAGAAAGCTCGGATAGGCGTAATTCGCGACCTGTTTGGGAAAGATCCTGAAGTCAATGAAGTGATGGATCAAGTGATTGCGGACATGGAAGGACTTGGAGCAGAAGTGTTTGAGGTAACAGTTCCCAATCTTAGTACAATTCTTTCTTATCCAAGTTTAAGCGGATACGAATTTAAGTTTCAGTTAAATGATTATTTGGCCAGCCTTGGGCCGAATGCACCTGTAAGAACCTTATCAGATATTATCGAAAGCGGAAAATTCCATCCAAGTTTAGAAAGCGCATTAAAATCGCGGAATGAAAGAGAATCATTAGAAAATGATACAGAATACCAAAACATTATTACCAATCGTCCTAAAATGGCAAGGGAAAGCTTAATGGTAACATTTAATGAACATGACCTTGATGCACTACTCTATCCAACTTCGAGTGCTTTACCGGCACAGGTGGGCAAAAGCCAAGGTGCAGGAAATGCTAATCGCTTAAGTCCTTATTCAGGTTTCCCTGCAATCTCGGTTCCTGCTGGCTTCAGTGACAACGGCCTTCCAGTCGGGCTCGAGCTGCTAGGAAAAGAATTCGACGAGCCAACATTGATTAAACTTGCCTATGCTTATCAAGAAGGAACTAACCATCGAAAAGCGCCTAAACTAAAATAGGAACCTTCATAGAAAAAGAGGTCTGTCTCAATAGTCTTGCAAGTCTTGAGAATTGTCCTCAAAATATAATATACCGTATTTTACTGAAGTAAACCTTTATATTTAAGGGTGAGCTGCACCAAGGTGATGAACTTTGGTCATCGGCTTAAGGTGTATCGATAATTTCAAAAACATGCCCCCTAAAACTGGACACAAAACACCAAGTTCAGGGGGCATATCATTTATTGCGTTTTTCTTTATCTATAATTAATCTGTTTGTTTCACACTTAAGTTTACAAGTCTATCGGCTTGCCACCTGTTACCCCATAAATCTGACCGGTGATATAGCTTGCTTCATCGGAGGCCAGAAGAACATACACCGGTGCAAGCTCGACTGGCTGTCCTGCACGGCCTAGAGGATAGTTTTGGCCAAACTCAGGGATTTGCCCATCCAATTTTCCGTTATCCAACTGCAACGGCGTCCAAATTGGCCCCGGCGCGACACCATTTACACGTACACCCTTCGAAGCAAAGTACGAGGACAAGGCAACCGTAAAGTTGCTTATCGCACCTTTTGTAGCGGCATAATCCGCTAAAGACTCGGATGGATTGAAAGACTGAACCGATGTCGTGGTGATAATCGCGCTTCCTGGTTCCAAATGTTCTTCGGCCGCTTTTACTGACTCAAACATACTGATGATGTTAACTTTGAAGGTGTCATGGACTTGCTTCATTGTTAACTCACTTAGGGATGGCTGCGCGATTTGCTGCGCGGCATTCAATACTAGCGTGTCCAATCCGCCAAAAGCTTCGACTGTTTTTGTAACAATCTCCGTCGCTGCGCCATCTTCCCTCAAGTCATACGGCAGCAGCAATGCTTTTCTGCCTGCTTCTTCAATTAATGCTTTGACTTCGTTGGCATCTTCCTCTTCACCAGGGAAGAATTGAATGGCCACATTGGCGCCTTCTCGGGCATAGGCAATGGCGGCGGCACGGCCAATCCCGGAATCGCCGCCGGTAATCAAGGCATTCCGTCCTTCCAAGCGATTGTATCCTTTATATGATTCTTCCCCGCAGTCGGGTTTTGGAGTCATTTCATTCTGTAACGCTGGAGTATCCTGTTCTTGATCCGGGAATTTTTCCGTGTAAAATTTCTTGCGTGGATCGGTTAAATGTGGGTTTCCCATCAAAAATCATCTCCTATCTTGATTCATTCTTAAATGTTAAGGGGCAAAAAAAAAGGCCGAATGGCTATTAAAACAGTTTGCATGATTGCACTACCTGCACCCTGTTATATTTCTTGAATACCCTTTGAGCATCTCTTTAAACGACTCCAGATCTATTACCCTCTCCAAACCCACTAGGTTAGTAACTAAACTGTAATCTGATTGTTAGGTAAAAACATTATTGATGAAATCTTAATTGTATACAATTAATACTTGTTAAGGAGTGATGGAAGATGAAAAGCATTACAGTCGATAAGTTGAAATTCAAGAAAGAATTATCGATGATTGAACAAATCACACTGAAAGATTTTCTGTATACCTGGGTTAGGGGCTTAAGCAAAGGATTGGACAATGATTTTTTCCACCTTGAGTACACTGTAGATGTATTCGCCAAAATGGAAAAAACGACGAATGATACCGATTTGTTGATTTCTGATGAGTATTATTTCAGATACATAACTATCACTGAGGATAATCAAATTGTCATAGGTATTTTAGATAGGAATTTAGAATTACAACATAAAATCATTTCAATACAAGAATTAAAGAATTCTTAACCATACAAAAAGAGGCAGCGTGGTACTTAAGCCTATCGCAAAACGTGAATTTACAGCTAAATATGTAAAGAAATGTAGTTAATTTGCACCGTATTTACGGTGCTTTTTGTATTGTATGCGAAAAATAACCTAGGTTCAATTAAACTTAAGCAAAACAACGTAGAGATGCTTATTGAACTAAAGCACCGTTAGTTCAAGAAAAAATTACAACTTACTTAGTTTCTCTTCTATCCGCCGTGTAGTCTAATACGAAATAAAGGATGTACATTGAAATAAAGTAAACCACCGCCGAATAGATTATATTCCATTCACCATAATATAAAACTCTAATATAAACTGCATACAATTCAAGTAATACAAGAATGCAGGTCCATCCCAAGATATATAAAAATTTCTTAATGGCATTTGATTTCAAGGGAAAGTAATTAAAAATAATAAGCAGTACAGCAATCTCACCAAGAGCCACAACAAGGTATAACCACTCTATTTGTTCTTTATCAAAATACCAGTAAAGTTTGTACTTTAAATCAAGATACAAATCAGTTACAAAATTCATTAACAATGCAAACTGTATTGTAGCTAGTAACTCGTGCCTAGTTCTTTTTCTGGGCATTTTGAGGGCAATTAAAAGAACTAATATAACTGTCACAATAAATAGCTTCACCAAGAGGAACACCTCGTTTTATAAAAAACAACAATATCAACCATATTATCTTTATTTTTCTATGAATTATTCTTCTTTAACTGCCCCGTTTGTTCAATAAGGGATTCAATTAAAAAAGGCGGTTAATCCTTCTTGGATCAACATACCGTGTTTTAATAGCCAGATTAACTGATAATTATCTTCAAATCTTCATAGTTTACTCCATAGATTTAGTTTTACAACTGTTTATTGAAATCCCTGATCACGCTTACCAAAATCAATTATGGGATTATAACTTTAATAAGCTCTACAATCTGCTGAGTGAATGAAATAAAGATTTTATATAAACTTTTCTTTGTAATATTTACGTAATTCGAGTGCATTATCTTCCCATTCTATTGTACGACCATGGATTAATTGACCAAGGACATCCAAACATCTATGCCATCCTGCAGCTATATATATCGCCATTTCTCGATTATCAAACGTATGACGAAACATTAAGGTGCACCCTTGATCCACTTCATGTATGCTCATCTCTAACAAATCATCAACTTCCCGAAAACAAAAGGAATCTGGAGGATTTAATTCGGTAATAACTGCCTCATAAATTGACCCTTCACCGTCATCAAACTTTATCTTTCCACCCACTCTAAGATCCATATCTCCAGTTGCAAATGGATACCATTGAGTGAAGTAGTCAGAATTCGTTAAAAAACGAAATACTTTTTCAGGGCTAAATGGATAGTTACGTTTAAAAACCAAAACGTGTCTTCCCTCTTTTTTATGGAGACTGCCATAGTTACTCATGATTGTTTACTCCCTTTTTTTTATATAGTGTACATTTCCGATACTTACACATGGCTGGAATATTCATTATTTTCCTAGATATACCTGTTCCTACTGCTTTGCTAAAATGTTCAAAGCACCTTTAGTATAAGAACAAAAGTTGGTCCGCAATAGTCCTGTCTTATCTCTTATATACGTTTTTTGCCCTTCACAACGTTAAAAATTTTCAATTAGGACGCTTTTCCCAAGGTTCAATTTGACCAATAGTTAGCACTTTCTTTCTCTTCTTAATCGCTTCAATTACCCCATCAGAAATTTCCTTATTTGTTAGCCACCTTGAATTGGCACCTTCAGTTATAAAACCTAATTGAACTTGATAATATACATAACCGTAAGGAGATGGGTACTTTTTTTTGATTTCATCTAAGTCTGAACTACTACCCAATATATGAAATAACTCCCAAAAATTCTTGCCTTTTGAAACCTCATTTGTAATAACTTGAAGAGCATTTTCAGCAACTGAATGAATCCATGCTACAACAATATCAATATCCCCATTTTGCTTGATTGTTAGATTTATTTTCTCTTTCAATTGGTCATTATTTGTATAATCAACCAACAGTGGAGTTATATGACTTTTTGAACTGGTCTTTTGTAGAAGTTTCTTCATTCGTTCAGGGTTTCTAGCAATAATGGACACATGATAGCCGTTATTTAATAACCAAAGTGACACTCCTGATAACATACCAGTACCACCCACAACTAATGCGTGCTTCAATCCTCTTCCCCCTTATAATCTTAAAAAGTGACAGCGAAAGTCTTGTTTAACCAACCTCCCCTTTAACACAATAAAAGAGCTACCCTCGAGCCTAATTAGCTCATAATTGTTACACCATTAGGATTTCTTAATTGTTTGGTTGAGAAGCCCTTTATAACATCTTCTCTGATTGTAACTTTATCACCAAGTACCTATTTAATAGTATCAAAAGGTTTTCCGAACACGTCGAATGGATTTCCGAATAAGGAACGGATTATAACTGGCCGGAAAGCATATTTCCGCAAGCTGTATTCTTAGCAATTTTAAAGGATGAAGTGCTTGTTCATCTAATATAAGGGCGTCAACCTGGTCGGGTCGGTCCCCTTTTCTTGCGAAAAACTTGTGGGCGTAGTTTATGTAATGCTGCAACCTGAGCGTAGGCGTCAGCTGCGCAGCAGGCTGGCTTTTTCCAAAAAGGGTTGAATTCCCTAACTCTCTGCCAAGCCTTTTTGAAACCAAAATACAAACTTCTTTACGATATAAAAGAGCATGAGATTGGCTATGACATGAAGGCCCCAGTTATAGTTGAGGAATAGAATGAGGTTGCTAACCTTTTCTTCTACAACATAAATCGTTGGGATTGCGATTGAGAAAGTT is drawn from Bacillus sp. FJAT-18017 and contains these coding sequences:
- a CDS encoding short-chain dehydrogenase produces the protein MKHALVVGGTGMLSGVSLWLLNNGYHVSIIARNPERMKKLLQKTSSKSHITPLLVDYTNNDQLKEKINLTIKQNGDIDIVVAWIHSVAENALQVITNEVSKGKNFWELFHILGSSSDLDEIKKKYPSPYGYVYYQVQLGFITEGANSRWLTNKEISDGVIEAIKKRKKVLTIGQIEPWEKRPN
- a CDS encoding SDR family oxidoreductase is translated as MGNPHLTDPRKKFYTEKFPDQEQDTPALQNEMTPKPDCGEESYKGYNRLEGRNALITGGDSGIGRAAAIAYAREGANVAIQFFPGEEEDANEVKALIEEAGRKALLLPYDLREDGAATEIVTKTVEAFGGLDTLVLNAAQQIAQPSLSELTMKQVHDTFKVNIISMFESVKAAEEHLEPGSAIITTTSVQSFNPSESLADYAATKGAISNFTVALSSYFASKGVRVNGVAPGPIWTPLQLDNGKLDGQIPEFGQNYPLGRAGQPVELAPVYVLLASDEASYITGQIYGVTGGKPIDL
- a CDS encoding SRPBCC family protein, with protein sequence MSNYGSLHKKEGRHVLVFKRNYPFSPEKVFRFLTNSDYFTQWYPFATGDMDLRVGGKIKFDDGEGSIYEAVITELNPPDSFCFREVDDLLEMSIHEVDQGCTLMFRHTFDNREMAIYIAAGWHRCLDVLGQLIHGRTIEWEDNALELRKYYKEKFI
- a CDS encoding amidase family protein, giving the protein MGKWHNKFIVFFTALVIALGTYAAPAGAVSNSASSVAERALSVEIEEATIFELQHAMQSSMLTSEELVEFYLNRIGEYDDSINSIITVDENVLEEAKQLDKERKAGNVRGPLHGVPVILKDNYDTYDMQTTAGSLSLEGSIPLKDAYQTKRLRDEGAIILGKANLHEFAFGFQTISSVGGQTYNPYDLTRYPGGSSGGTAAAVASNFATVGLGTDTGGSIRIPSSFNNLVGLRPTMGLASRDGIIPLALSQDVGGPIGRTVEDVAVVLDAIAGYDPADPVTEASIGKVPKTYTHYLRKNGLKKARIGVIRDLFGKDPEVNEVMDQVIADMEGLGAEVFEVTVPNLSTILSYPSLSGYEFKFQLNDYLASLGPNAPVRTLSDIIESGKFHPSLESALKSRNERESLENDTEYQNIITNRPKMARESLMVTFNEHDLDALLYPTSSALPAQVGKSQGAGNANRLSPYSGFPAISVPAGFSDNGLPVGLELLGKEFDEPTLIKLAYAYQEGTNHRKAPKLK
- a CDS encoding CBO0543 family protein, producing MKLFIVTVILVLLIALKMPRKRTRHELLATIQFALLMNFVTDLYLDLKYKLYWYFDKEQIEWLYLVVALGEIAVLLIIFNYFPLKSNAIKKFLYILGWTCILVLLELYAVYIRVLYYGEWNIIYSAVVYFISMYILYFVLDYTADRRETK
- a CDS encoding RNA-guided endonuclease InsQ/TnpB family protein, with the translated sequence MATDKNGNYIKGTKKELPDDWVTYGYRYAIFPAEDDRKVLERSFGCERKVYNEYVAGLYEHLEKIGFQGGYIQYKTPNYTTITQKYDYLDKSNDSFVYNDAKMRFQAAVKKYNDEFAKKPMQYKKTVRKKMRTIGYVPTLRDMKGLPKFHSKKQGKFSYTTNQTNGNIKIVQRNEQFLLCIPKFRNGIPIAMHRELPKEAIIKKATIKREGDRYMVSLSVDYPMKQEPLRSNIKADEVLALDYCQTDLYVDSQGRKAGYPRYHKIIEKRQRRLNKSLARKRNRALVDSEGRILYSTTYQNTLKNYQKTMAKAKNQRKDFLHKRSNQITNDYAAIVVEDLDLSNLAQCLSLGKKLHDNGFGMFRTMLEYKAKKKGKHLIFADKFFPSTKRCSECNSKKETVKLSERVYVCEHCRTKMDRDYNAARNLKQYGIRILSDLGFMAGAPVPV